Within Spirochaeta lutea, the genomic segment GGAGGTCAGACTGGGCGGACGGCCGAAGTCTCCGGGGGTGATGGCGTGCCCCTCCCCGGGCAGCGCCAGAAGCAGCCCCAGATCGGGAACCTGGCGCCGCAGAATCTCCACAAACCTCTGCTCAACCCCCAGTCCCCGACCGCTCCGGGGGAGAAGAATACCCACCCCGAAGATCACCAGAGTACCCGCCGCCAGCAATCCCAGGTGTTGGACGAGTCTCATGCTGTAGCGGTCCTGCCAGTACATCAGGCTGAAGACCATGAGGATTCCGAGCATGGCCAGACTTGCCCAGGGTGATTCCAAGGTCAGCACCACCATCACCCCCAGACTTAACCCCAGCATGGCCACCCAATCCCGGCCCCGCCTGCCCCCGGAGGCCCCCGGGACGACCAAGAGTCCTCCGGCGTAGGCAATACACCAAACCAGGGCCCGGGTAACCGGATGACCGAGAACCCTCCATTGCCCGGCTTGGAACCACTGGGCGATGAGATCCCCGGGAATGGTCAAGAGATGCAGGCACAGCAGCAGGATGCCCGTCCACAGCCATACCAGGTGCCATCCCCTGTGGCGGCGGTTGAGCAGCCCAAGAAGCAGGGGGACAGCCAGCCAAACTTCTGGCCTGTTCAGGATGGACCAGGCGTGGGAAAGACTCATAGCAGCACCTTCTCGGGTATCTCCCGGGGGTCCTGGATGAAGCCGATGAGACCTTCCAAGGTGGGATCCCCGGAGACCAGGTGCTGCAATGACCGGTAATCAGGATTTTGTTCCCGGCCGCAGCAGTAAATTCGGTGGGTTACCCCCGATGCCCCCAGGGTGCGGCTGGTTTCAATAATGGCTCCGTCGGTGTTTTTTGTGATCAGGAGTACCCTGGTTATCCGGTTCCGGGCTAGGTGTTCCTGGACGGCGGTGACCAGGGAATAGTGTTGGGAAAAGAATATTCCCACACTGCGCCGGGACAGTCCGGCAATCGAACCGTCATCCCCCGGGGAGGGTGAGCTGGCCAACCGGCGGCCGGGGAGCGATGCGCTGTGTTTTGTACCCGATCCGGATTCCCACCCGGGAACCTGGCAGATCCAGCTGCCCCGGATGGCGCTGATAATCGAGAAGAACACCTCCACTGCGCAGTCTTCATCGGGGACGGTGCTGCCCCCGGGCGGGGTTTCTTCCTGGATCTGGCGTTGGGCCTCGGGGGGAACACCGGTTGCCTGGGGAGACCGGCTGGGTCCGGCGGTTGCAGGGGTGTCGGCCTGGAGGCGGGGGGTGCCGAGGGAGGCCCGGGTATCTAAGAATACCAGGGAGGTGGTGCGGGTTGCGCTGTCGTACTCACGGATCACGGGACTACCGATTCTGGCCGAGCTTTTCCAATCCACCCGGGCGGGGGAAATGCCCGGGATGTAGGGCCCCAGGCCGATAACCTGGTCGGGAAGGGAGGATTGTCCCGGTGCAGCCCGGTCGGGTAGATCCGTTGACGCCCCGGGGTCTGTGAGGGTATGCCGGATCGGATAGATTTTCGGTTCAACGTACATCACCCGGGGTTTAA encodes:
- a CDS encoding DUF58 domain-containing protein: MNRSNFFGNRMPTQAPPRKTPNKQAYLFLVVLALLTARHLGTWAALSAAIILSLPLMDGLLLILSWFTLQYHQTLSTEHPHKGDVVQWTMVISNPLPLTTCPLSIVLYPEPGGRGNPGPGAMGGLRPRESGSFQAVLPCRYRGVYDMGLKSIRFTSNLGFWSLHRQVKPRVMYVEPKIYPIRHTLTDPGASTDLPDRAAPGQSSLPDQVIGLGPYIPGISPARVDWKSSARIGSPVIREYDSATRTTSLVFLDTRASLGTPRLQADTPATAGPSRSPQATGVPPEAQRQIQEETPPGGSTVPDEDCAVEVFFSIISAIRGSWICQVPGWESGSGTKHSASLPGRRLASSPSPGDDGSIAGLSRRSVGIFFSQHYSLVTAVQEHLARNRITRVLLITKNTDGAIIETSRTLGASGVTHRIYCCGREQNPDYRSLQHLVSGDPTLEGLIGFIQDPREIPEKVLL